In a genomic window of Dyadobacter fermentans DSM 18053:
- a CDS encoding isoaspartyl peptidase/L-asparaginase family protein, which produces MFSIAIHGGAGSLDAAALSPAQEKLYHLGLHTALNAGYTILQSGGAAIDAVQHAVMQLEDNPLFNAGRGAVFNSDGVQELDAAMMCGKTLRVGAVAAVTNVKNPILLARKVMEDPQFVLLVAEGAHNYARKSGIPMEEMSYFATPERYQQLQDAKDAHLQKASDTVGAVARDMHGNLAAASSTGGLTNKKYSRVGDSPVIGAGTYAHNDTCAVCCTGDGEYFIRLVTAHDVAAMLQYQGLTLAEACDAAIHEKLNALKGEGGLIAIDFAGNIEMSSNCASMPRGWVKNEGNLNTAIWM; this is translated from the coding sequence ATGTTCTCCATAGCCATCCACGGTGGGGCGGGTTCGCTCGATGCAGCCGCGCTTTCCCCGGCGCAAGAAAAACTTTATCATCTGGGTCTGCATACTGCATTGAATGCAGGGTACACGATACTGCAATCGGGCGGAGCAGCTATCGACGCGGTGCAGCACGCGGTGATGCAGCTGGAAGACAACCCGCTTTTCAATGCAGGCAGGGGGGCTGTCTTTAATTCCGATGGAGTGCAGGAGCTTGATGCGGCAATGATGTGCGGCAAAACCTTGCGGGTAGGTGCGGTAGCTGCGGTAACAAATGTCAAAAACCCAATCCTGCTTGCCAGAAAGGTGATGGAAGACCCGCAATTTGTGCTGCTGGTCGCCGAGGGGGCGCATAACTACGCCCGAAAAAGTGGTATTCCGATGGAAGAGATGTCCTACTTTGCTACCCCCGAGCGGTACCAGCAGTTGCAGGATGCGAAAGATGCGCATTTGCAAAAAGCGTCCGATACAGTGGGTGCTGTTGCGCGCGATATGCATGGGAACCTGGCAGCCGCCAGCTCCACAGGTGGTCTTACTAATAAGAAATATAGTCGGGTGGGTGACAGCCCGGTGATTGGTGCGGGCACCTACGCCCATAACGATACCTGCGCCGTATGCTGCACAGGCGATGGCGAGTACTTTATACGACTGGTAACCGCGCACGACGTGGCAGCAATGCTGCAATACCAAGGTTTAACCCTGGCGGAGGCATGCGATGCAGCGATCCATGAAAAGCTGAATGCCTTGAAAGGGGAAGGTGGGCTGATCGCCATAGACTTTGCAGGCAATATCGAAATGAGTTCGAATTGCGCAAGTATGCCCCGGGGATGGGTGAAAAACGAAGGAAACCTGAATACGGCGATATGGATGTAA
- a CDS encoding manganese catalase family protein: MFYHDGKLQYTVRVDKPNPQFAKLLQQAIGGIEGEMRVCLQYLFQAWNSRGPQKYRDMLLETGTEEIAHIEMLATAVCLNLEGSSSALKDEMAMSNPMVEAVMGGRDPRHILSAGLGAMAADANGVPFNGSWVVSSGNIAADMHANVMAETTGRVLATRLYEMTDDSGMKDMLAFLIARDTMHQNQWMAVLEELGPDAYPVPNSFPSSLQHENVAYSFLSTSVNEVSNATGRWTEGSSIDGKGIFRFEKAVPTGGLPVLAPADKEIHGQIEQGVAPDPGFIDKVKDIIGG; this comes from the coding sequence ATGTTTTACCACGACGGAAAACTTCAGTACACAGTGCGGGTTGACAAGCCAAACCCTCAATTTGCGAAATTACTCCAACAGGCAATTGGCGGCATCGAAGGAGAAATGCGCGTTTGTTTGCAATACCTGTTTCAAGCATGGAACTCGCGTGGACCTCAGAAATACAGGGATATGCTGCTGGAAACGGGAACCGAGGAAATTGCACATATTGAAATGCTCGCTACGGCCGTTTGCCTGAACCTGGAAGGATCGTCCAGCGCGTTGAAGGACGAGATGGCAATGAGCAACCCCATGGTAGAGGCTGTGATGGGCGGTCGCGACCCGCGGCATATCCTTTCGGCCGGGCTGGGTGCGATGGCGGCCGACGCGAACGGTGTTCCGTTCAACGGCTCATGGGTAGTCAGCAGCGGCAACATCGCGGCTGATATGCATGCGAATGTGATGGCCGAAACCACCGGCCGGGTGCTTGCCACACGCTTATACGAAATGACCGACGATTCGGGCATGAAGGACATGCTCGCATTCCTGATCGCCCGCGACACCATGCACCAAAATCAATGGATGGCGGTACTCGAAGAGCTCGGGCCGGATGCTTACCCGGTCCCCAACAGCTTCCCGTCGAGCCTGCAACATGAAAATGTGGCTTACAGCTTCCTGAGCACTAGCGTCAATGAAGTCAGTAACGCAACCGGCCGCTGGACGGAGGGATCCTCAATTGATGGCAAGGGAATTTTTCGTTTCGAGAAAGCAGTACCAACCGGCGGGCTTCCCGTACTCGCACCAGCGGACAAGGAAATCCACGGTCAGATCGAACAAGGTGTGGCGCCGGATCCGGGCTTCATCGATAAAGTAAAAGATATTATCGGCGGTTAA
- a CDS encoding DUF421 domain-containing protein — MKKEDIRFGDWQRVFIGDVPAAFYWEVVLRIAIIYLILMVSMRLMGKRMASQLSRNEMIALVSLAAAIGVPLQAPDRGILAAVVIAIVVVAIQQLAAWLASRNQKLESVTQGDMTILVADGVMQLDNMRKTGISRERAFAQLRSNGVVQLGQVKRLYFEAGGTFTFMKEDDPSPGLGILPGHDHQFELRRYRPSDRMVCDKCGLVAPYHDYSGNCVRCDGEKIVMAVA; from the coding sequence ATGAAAAAAGAAGATATTAGGTTTGGCGACTGGCAGCGCGTGTTTATCGGGGATGTTCCCGCCGCATTTTACTGGGAAGTAGTCCTGCGAATAGCCATTATCTACCTGATCCTGATGGTTTCCATGCGGTTGATGGGCAAACGAATGGCCTCGCAGCTCAGCCGGAACGAAATGATCGCGCTCGTTTCACTGGCAGCGGCTATCGGGGTTCCTCTGCAAGCACCGGACCGCGGTATACTTGCCGCCGTCGTGATTGCGATCGTGGTGGTTGCCATTCAGCAACTGGCAGCATGGCTGGCAAGCCGTAATCAAAAGCTTGAATCGGTAACGCAGGGGGATATGACGATTTTGGTCGCTGACGGCGTGATGCAATTGGACAACATGCGTAAAACCGGCATTTCGCGGGAACGCGCATTTGCACAACTGCGCAGCAATGGAGTCGTTCAACTCGGCCAGGTCAAGCGACTGTATTTTGAGGCTGGCGGTACTTTTACTTTTATGAAGGAGGATGACCCTTCGCCCGGGCTGGGTATTCTGCCCGGGCATGATCACCAGTTCGAATTGCGCAGGTACCGTCCTTCGGACCGGATGGTTTGTGACAAATGTGGCCTTGTCGCACCCTACCACGATTATTCCGGCAATTGTGTAAGGTGCGATGGGGAAAAGATAGTGATGGCGGTAGCGTAA
- a CDS encoding DUF421 domain-containing protein, whose translation MKKEDIVPGDFYRILFGEAPPVFMLEVLLRTLLLYLALLFVVRIMGKRMGGQLTISELAVMVTLGAIVSPGMQMPQTGLLVCMLILVCALVFQRGSNWLEFKSARFEHISQGEVSTLIKDGVLQLDEMQRTKISRQQLFAALRNESIYNLGEVERAYLEACGMFSIYRTEQATAGLLLYPPSDPEINAFRQHQLDDRLACANCGATPQGQQRSDRCPVCGADQWDQASISEIN comes from the coding sequence ATGAAAAAGGAAGACATTGTCCCAGGGGATTTCTACCGGATACTGTTTGGCGAAGCACCGCCGGTTTTTATGCTTGAAGTACTGCTGCGCACCCTGCTTCTGTATCTCGCCCTTCTCTTCGTCGTCAGGATCATGGGTAAAAGAATGGGCGGTCAGTTAACCATTTCCGAGCTTGCGGTGATGGTCACCCTAGGTGCGATTGTCTCACCAGGGATGCAAATGCCGCAAACCGGTCTTTTAGTGTGTATGTTGATTTTGGTGTGCGCCCTTGTCTTCCAACGCGGCTCAAACTGGCTGGAATTCAAAAGCGCGCGCTTTGAGCATATTAGTCAGGGCGAAGTTAGCACATTGATTAAAGACGGTGTGTTACAGTTGGACGAGATGCAGCGAACCAAAATATCCCGTCAGCAGCTTTTTGCAGCACTTCGCAACGAAAGCATCTATAACCTGGGCGAAGTTGAGCGCGCCTACCTGGAAGCTTGCGGTATGTTCAGTATATATAGAACAGAACAAGCTACGGCGGGCCTGTTACTGTACCCGCCCAGTGACCCGGAAATCAACGCATTCCGCCAGCATCAGCTCGATGATAGGTTGGCGTGCGCCAATTGCGGGGCAACACCCCAGGGTCAGCAAAGAAGTGATCGCTGCCCGGTCTGCGGCGCTGACCAGTGGGATCAGGCGAGCATATCTGAAATCAATTAA
- a CDS encoding SPW repeat domain-containing protein, which yields MKIVSTSMHARIDYIAGIFFFASPWIFSFTESVYAAWTVIAIAAVALTMSLFTDYEGGMVRSIPMRIHLMVDLLSGALLAASPWLFGFADQVFVPHLAMGLFEIAAAMLTVNHAPDEKTQPVVDPNADGVNGSSY from the coding sequence ATGAAAATAGTCAGCACAAGCATGCACGCCAGGATCGATTACATCGCGGGTATCTTCTTTTTTGCATCGCCATGGATTTTCAGCTTTACCGAGTCGGTCTATGCGGCATGGACGGTGATCGCTATCGCGGCGGTAGCGCTCACAATGTCCCTTTTCACAGATTATGAGGGAGGAATGGTCCGCAGCATTCCAATGCGTATACACTTAATGGTGGACCTTCTTTCCGGCGCACTGTTGGCCGCTTCCCCATGGCTATTCGGGTTTGCCGATCAGGTCTTCGTTCCGCATCTGGCCATGGGCCTGTTTGAAATAGCTGCGGCGATGCTGACAGTTAACCATGCACCTGATGAAAAGACCCAGCCGGTAGTCGATCCGAATGCGGACGGGGTCAACGGATCAAGCTATTAG
- a CDS encoding DUF4345 domain-containing protein, producing the protein MAGINNPIYDEAYKPSGVLLDSNLRFLNGLSVGVGLCALSIIPNIKSRSAELRIICALIFFGAVGRMLSVASHGLPPSPFDIVTFFELAIPPLLAYWQSRISG; encoded by the coding sequence ATGGCAGGAATTAACAATCCAATTTACGATGAAGCCTACAAGCCTTCGGGTGTGCTACTGGATAGCAACCTTCGTTTTTTGAATGGGCTATCGGTTGGCGTCGGTTTGTGCGCATTGTCTATTATCCCAAACATAAAGAGCAGATCAGCGGAGCTGAGGATTATTTGTGCCCTTATTTTTTTCGGCGCTGTTGGACGCATGTTGTCTGTTGCCAGCCACGGTTTACCGCCCTCCCCGTTTGACATTGTTACGTTTTTTGAGCTTGCAATCCCGCCGCTGCTCGCGTACTGGCAGTCGCGGATTTCTGGATAG
- a CDS encoding DsbA family oxidoreductase — MDQFNTLTPTIKVVYYTHPFCPVSERMQQHWCRLTSEYGHHLSFKFCMAAGMDSAFPATKTKFACQAVKAAELQSSWAADLFLDAIRTEMAQGRQDLCEPESLLEIARMCAKKNPSTMDFNRFAQELDSRKTRQAVLDDLNKIRINRVDTLPTLTFTVDGKGLKVTGYKTYHQLVDLVKRVSQAGIDIVGFAH; from the coding sequence ATGGATCAGTTTAATACGCTTACGCCGACGATCAAGGTCGTCTATTACACCCATCCGTTTTGTCCTGTCAGTGAAAGAATGCAACAACACTGGTGCCGATTAACCTCAGAGTATGGCCATCACCTAAGCTTTAAATTCTGTATGGCGGCCGGCATGGACAGCGCTTTTCCAGCTACTAAAACCAAATTTGCCTGCCAGGCAGTCAAAGCCGCCGAATTACAATCTTCATGGGCAGCGGATCTATTTTTGGATGCGATAAGAACTGAAATGGCACAAGGTCGACAAGATCTATGTGAGCCGGAGTCGCTGCTTGAAATCGCAAGAATGTGTGCGAAGAAAAACCCTTCAACAATGGATTTTAACAGATTTGCCCAGGAACTCGACAGTAGAAAGACCCGACAGGCAGTGCTGGATGATCTCAACAAGATACGTATCAACCGGGTCGATACGCTACCAACCTTGACTTTTACTGTCGATGGAAAAGGCTTAAAGGTGACTGGATACAAGACATACCATCAACTGGTGGACTTGGTGAAACGTGTTTCGCAGGCAGGGATCGATATTGTCGGCTTCGCACATTGA
- a CDS encoding DUF4249 domain-containing protein, translated as MILSSRKFLTLATAYLVCGLLISSCRERELSIGSEYDGDKLVLWSNLEAGRPIKAILRRSFNPIGPVPENLGVSSANVNIYCDGKYYTTMRASKDTPGEYLSDSVVGEGKTYVIMAEQEGLTSIKSDPITIPSESPIVRIKRERNVSKLPGTNIPQDLISIYFEQSVVSNSYISISFLSYFEKDTLASNSPVSDNHLANEEDCHTWARDKSSPFFQQFLFSTQCLPASTTPVQFLVVSGNYSRAPGPNGEYEKARKMEIKIATIEKILFDFRKLEATQPEGLDNLVLLPQPSLTNITGGYGLIFGSNTKVIEIQ; from the coding sequence ATGATTTTGAGTAGTAGAAAGTTTTTAACATTGGCGACGGCTTACCTGGTTTGCGGGTTGCTGATTTCGTCTTGCCGGGAAAGAGAGCTGTCCATTGGATCAGAGTATGATGGAGATAAGTTGGTTCTGTGGTCGAATCTTGAAGCAGGCAGACCTATAAAAGCCATACTCAGGAGAAGTTTTAATCCCATTGGGCCGGTTCCAGAAAATCTCGGCGTGTCTAGCGCAAATGTGAACATTTATTGCGATGGCAAGTATTATACAACAATGCGTGCTTCGAAAGATACTCCAGGCGAATATCTATCAGACAGTGTTGTAGGGGAAGGTAAGACATATGTAATCATGGCCGAGCAGGAAGGCTTGACTAGTATTAAAAGCGACCCAATCACAATTCCATCGGAATCCCCCATTGTTAGAATTAAGAGAGAGCGAAACGTATCGAAGCTTCCCGGCACAAACATACCGCAAGACTTGATCAGCATTTATTTTGAGCAAAGCGTTGTAAGCAACTCCTACATCTCTATCAGCTTTCTGAGCTATTTTGAGAAAGATACACTTGCCAGCAATAGTCCTGTCTCGGATAACCACTTAGCAAATGAAGAGGATTGCCACACGTGGGCCCGTGATAAATCTTCCCCTTTTTTTCAGCAGTTCTTATTCTCCACGCAATGCTTGCCTGCATCCACAACGCCGGTTCAGTTCTTAGTCGTTTCGGGCAATTATTCGAGAGCACCAGGACCGAATGGTGAATATGAGAAGGCTAGGAAAATGGAGATTAAGATTGCCACAATTGAAAAAATTCTGTTTGATTTTCGGAAGTTGGAAGCCACTCAGCCGGAAGGACTTGATAACCTTGTTCTACTGCCTCAACCGTCCCTGACCAATATTACAGGTGGGTATGGCCTTATTTTTGGAAGTAATACAAAAGTCATTGAAATACAGTGA
- a CDS encoding carboxypeptidase-like regulatory domain-containing protein, with translation MHGGGITISGTVRDDANGELLIGASISAGKVSTLTNSYGFFSLTVPDSTSTVMIRHLGYQPLILDTLNQRRMPIDIRLVRSENRLAELTVIDHRLEDNSVGKFSLQMDKVRTTPALLGEADIMKVLALTPGVSAGVEGSAGLYVRGGDS, from the coding sequence GTGCATGGAGGTGGAATCACAATTAGTGGGACCGTCCGGGATGATGCGAATGGTGAACTATTGATCGGGGCATCAATTTCTGCCGGTAAGGTTTCAACTTTAACTAATTCATACGGTTTCTTCAGTTTAACGGTGCCTGACTCGACTTCAACGGTTATGATCAGACATCTAGGCTATCAACCCCTGATCCTCGACACGCTGAATCAACGACGAATGCCTATCGATATTCGGCTCGTCAGATCAGAGAATCGTTTGGCAGAACTGACGGTAATTGATCACCGATTAGAGGATAATTCTGTCGGTAAATTTTCGCTGCAAATGGATAAGGTAAGAACTACTCCGGCATTACTGGGCGAAGCTGATATTATGAAAGTATTGGCACTGACTCCTGGCGTATCCGCAGGAGTTGAAGGTAGCGCAGGATTGTATGTCAGGGGGGGGGACTCCTGA
- a CDS encoding TonB-dependent receptor plug domain-containing protein encodes MKVAQDCMSGGGTPDQNLILLDEVPVYNVMHLGGFFSVFNAAAIKSVDFYKGAFPAIYGGRLSSVVDIKMKDGNNKKLGASIDLGLLNQSVTIEGPIVKNKSSFIVSGRTSTVGLASLLAGRNNAGSGERYTYWFYDLSAKVTHKINDTDQIYLSFYNGFDRFRYTEWLSSGNGQQAKTGIGNIWGNSTGTVRYSKMFSPKLFSKTTFLYSHYTSAFKNEFSGSGEQANDMLFRNTDAAVNDFGLKFQLEYFPSNFVDLKIGADFTRHIFNPFTTASNYTTNIQRSVTRRIYASQVDGFVDAGIKLLVTCE; translated from the coding sequence TTGAAGGTAGCGCAGGATTGTATGTCAGGGGGGGGGACTCCTGACCAAAATCTCATCCTTCTTGATGAAGTTCCGGTATATAATGTCATGCACCTCGGGGGATTCTTTTCAGTTTTTAATGCAGCGGCAATAAAATCTGTGGATTTCTACAAGGGAGCGTTTCCCGCAATCTACGGTGGGCGCCTATCATCTGTTGTCGACATTAAGATGAAGGATGGTAACAACAAAAAACTTGGAGCCAGCATAGATTTGGGTCTGCTTAATCAAAGCGTTACTATTGAGGGTCCGATCGTCAAAAATAAATCATCATTTATAGTAAGTGGTAGGACGTCGACCGTTGGACTGGCGTCATTGCTCGCTGGCAGGAATAATGCCGGTTCTGGAGAACGTTATACATATTGGTTTTATGATTTAAGCGCCAAAGTCACTCATAAAATCAACGATACAGATCAAATCTATTTAAGCTTCTATAACGGATTTGACAGATTTAGATATACTGAATGGTTAAGTAGTGGGAATGGTCAGCAAGCCAAAACAGGCATAGGAAACATCTGGGGCAATTCAACCGGTACTGTGAGGTATAGTAAAATGTTTTCACCCAAACTATTTTCTAAGACGACTTTCCTTTACTCACATTACACAAGTGCCTTTAAAAATGAATTTTCAGGGTCTGGTGAGCAGGCTAATGATATGTTATTCAGAAATACCGATGCAGCAGTCAACGATTTTGGGTTAAAGTTCCAACTTGAGTATTTTCCTTCAAATTTCGTCGACCTAAAAATTGGTGCGGACTTTACCAGACACATTTTTAATCCTTTCACAACCGCAAGTAATTACACTACAAATATTCAAAGAAGTGTCACGAGAAGGATATATGCGAGCCAAGTGGACGGTTTTGTTGACGCTGGAATAAAACTTTTAGTAACCTGCGAATAA
- a CDS encoding TonB-dependent receptor, translating to MLTNNGYGFGYDAWVPSTYTVPPSRARQVSLGLSRKLSNRGIDISIEVFTKKLRNLIDYPDGTNFTGLLAESWEEIVRRGGIGKANGMEVMINKETGKLTGWISYTLSKSERMFNQINSGNWYPINYDRRHNLAATGSISLGRKWAVNSSFIFQTGNAITLPTSAVMIEDEYNPKFVYSKRNNGRLPAYHRLDIGAVRKLRATRGRKAELNLGVYNAYNRRNPVYLDLRVEREGGNPYPKSIGASQYSLFPLLPYITYSLKFN from the coding sequence TTGCTGACGAATAACGGCTATGGCTTTGGATACGATGCCTGGGTGCCCTCAACATATACCGTGCCTCCTAGCCGTGCGAGACAAGTTTCCTTGGGCTTGTCTCGCAAACTGAGCAATAGAGGAATAGATATTTCCATTGAAGTATTTACCAAGAAACTCCGAAATTTGATTGACTATCCCGACGGAACGAACTTCACTGGTCTATTGGCCGAGTCCTGGGAAGAAATTGTTCGACGAGGCGGAATCGGGAAAGCGAATGGTATGGAAGTCATGATTAACAAGGAGACTGGTAAATTGACTGGATGGATATCCTACACACTATCAAAAAGTGAACGCATGTTCAATCAAATCAATTCGGGAAATTGGTATCCGATTAATTATGATCGACGACACAATTTAGCCGCGACAGGTAGCATCAGTCTTGGAAGAAAGTGGGCAGTTAATAGTTCATTTATATTTCAAACTGGAAATGCTATTACATTACCAACGAGTGCTGTTATGATCGAGGATGAGTACAATCCGAAGTTTGTATATAGCAAACGAAATAATGGACGGTTGCCGGCATACCACCGCTTGGATATCGGAGCAGTGCGCAAGTTGCGAGCCACTCGTGGTCGGAAAGCTGAATTGAATTTAGGTGTTTACAATGCTTACAATAGGCGAAATCCGGTATACCTGGATCTTCGGGTTGAAAGGGAAGGCGGGAACCCGTATCCCAAAAGTATTGGAGCTAGTCAATATTCATTGTTTCCCTTGTTGCCATACATTACATACTCGCTCAAATTTAATTAA
- a CDS encoding outer membrane beta-barrel protein — translation MMKFRKVAMTWTLLTAGLVSHAQNLSFSGDYSSKKVPDDLKKGNKVLSIDGLAGASRSMQRKNLSWSIAPSIGYLVINRLPFGVRLSYGQNVAKLDGTSGTVKSEARMHGLAPEIFARYYLTSYRVKPFLQLSTGYNFQWGRTLNSDRNEVAVSTGTFTANGAVGLSFLLSKNLSLELLYNHRILRSTEWVDPNKQTKIRFGVLFFIF, via the coding sequence ATGATGAAGTTTAGAAAAGTTGCGATGACATGGACATTACTGACCGCCGGATTAGTCTCGCATGCGCAAAATCTTAGTTTTTCCGGCGACTATTCTTCAAAGAAGGTACCTGACGATCTGAAAAAGGGGAATAAAGTTCTATCCATCGACGGCCTTGCCGGAGCATCCCGTAGCATGCAGCGCAAAAATCTGTCATGGTCTATCGCTCCTTCAATAGGATATCTAGTGATCAATCGTTTGCCTTTTGGTGTTCGTTTGTCATACGGCCAAAACGTTGCCAAGCTGGACGGGACGTCTGGAACGGTCAAATCAGAAGCGCGAATGCACGGACTTGCGCCAGAAATATTTGCCAGGTACTATCTTACATCATATCGTGTTAAGCCATTTTTGCAATTGTCAACAGGATACAACTTTCAATGGGGGCGAACACTTAACTCTGACCGCAATGAGGTAGCTGTGAGTACTGGTACTTTTACTGCAAACGGTGCTGTGGGGCTTAGCTTCTTATTGTCAAAGAATCTCTCATTGGAGCTTTTGTATAACCACAGAATACTCCGGTCCACAGAGTGGGTTGATCCTAACAAACAAACTAAAATTAGATTCGGAGTATTATTCTTCATTTTCTAA